One part of the Odontesthes bonariensis isolate fOdoBon6 chromosome 15, fOdoBon6.hap1, whole genome shotgun sequence genome encodes these proteins:
- the npl gene encoding N-acetylneuraminate lyase, with the protein MMSSMTTAADRKLTGLVAATFTPFSQEGEVNLSEIGPYIDYLVKKQGVKSIFVNGTTGESMSLTVEERKVLAEAWCREARGKLDQVIVHVGCFNLKDSQELARHAAEIGADGIAVIAPFFFKPKTADVLRAFLQGVAEAAQTLPFYYYHIPAITGVNVQVRDLIDGIEKVIPSFRGVKFSGSDLMDFGQCVRYSQPEWSILYGVDEQMLAALALGAHGAVGSTYNYIGCHVNQLILAFEKGDHVRARTIQFKMQELLSFAIKLGFDVGVNKQLMIDVSGLCLGPPRLPVTPSPPDNSQLIIRKYRSLFSEC; encoded by the exons ATGATGTCAAGCATGACTACTGCTGCCGACAGAAAGCTGACAGGACTTGTTGCAGCCACCTTCACTCCATTCTCCCAAGAAGG TGAAGTCAACTTATCAGAGATTGGACCTTATATTGACTACCTGGTCAAGAAGCAAGGTGTAAAGAGCATATTTG TGAATGGCACCACAGGGGAGAGCATGTCCCTTACTGTTGAGGAGAGGAAGGTCCTGGCGGAGGCATGGTGTCGAGAAGCCAGGGGCAA GTTGGATCAGGTCATTGTGCATGTCGGTTGCTTTAATCTCAAAGATTCCCAAGAACTG GCTCGTCACGCGGCAGAGATCGGGGCTGATGGGATAGCAGTCATTGCCCCATTTTTCTTCAAGCCCAAAACTGCAG ATGTGTTGAGGGCATTCCTGCAGGGAGTCGCTGAAGCTGCTCAGACCCTGCCCTTCTACTATTACCACATTCCAGCAATTACTGGTGTTAACG TGCAAGTGAGAGATCTGATCGACGGTATCGAGAAGGTGATTCCCTCCTTCAGAGGTGTGAAGTTCAGTGGGAGTGACCTCATGGACTTTGGCCAGTGTGTCCGTTACAGCCAGCCTGAATGGTCAATCCTGTACGGCGTGGATGAG CAAATGTTAGCAGCCCTGGCTTTGGGAGCCCACGGAGCAGTCGGCAG CACATATAACTATATAGGATGTCATGTCAACCAGCTCATATTAGCATTTGAGAAGGGGGACCATGTCCGAGCCAGGACAATACAG TTCAAGATGCAGGAGCTTCTGAGCTTTGCCATAAAACTCG GCTTTGACGTGGGAGTGAACAAGCAGCTGATGATCGACGTGTCAGGCTTGTGTCTGGGACCCCCTCGACTCCCGGTGACGCCATCTCCTCCTGATAACTCTCAGCTGATCATACGCAAATATCGCAGCCTTTTTTCTGAATGCTGA